One genomic segment of Oreochromis aureus strain Israel breed Guangdong linkage group 9, ZZ_aureus, whole genome shotgun sequence includes these proteins:
- the skida1 gene encoding SKI/DACH domain-containing protein 1: MGDLECGFEEMQGVRLGYLLIQGKQMFALSQVFTDLLKNIPRTTVHKRMDYLKVKKHQCDLEELRKLKAINSIAFHAAKCTLISREDVEALYFSCKTERVLKSNKRKAKAACSPGDEDESSGFLRADGELWREKVWFSLQHGVPETLTLHGKAGRKRELTPCLTDSKLPQFYHKTHGRDCRSATKSSYKHFKNYETAKITGNRVTLSQRHSFFRSAVSRQPVVLQSAIAAQSRLSRSAGDLLHKRKRRREGGGGRDSARHSWSRSRHAHHHAPPVLLVQPKSSGSHGTSFGAFHLGPDFYLDPRPHHHHHHQHHHHHHHHHHEPTFPESYSSDTESSTYSERAYPDWDFGSGFSTSSNSASSEEEEDGEEEDDTQSESSEVSSEEEEESSSQSDSSSVSSRVSVQSIRFRRARVGSLAKSLNTSKAPLVLQPTFHYNNPVQLEKEHRTLGHVAASQSRDRRQDKLQKCEFTCRETEQDSGPSQPQNFNSASVGESFFSESKRENLNQADTVEELVTYSPGPNRNKASHPSRRTQGHLTKCPPGLRAQYDHNKEAKQTQKCVDRRDAKAIASPSLPTPLKKIKTESEEPSVTATSSSDRTARTPPFSLHNVKVKVEDSCDEYEYQSQATVAKCKGDKTESNNGHYPSGAIKQGDFSNSGIKATDKSPDVALRSPCGPQECKSSQDAPCIEEGEHRHKNCRAPVQGNKKPRVSRTQTKQNLSRVHKAASSSSSSSSSSYSSCSRPVGRDEASTEDLPSRRKRSNVNTVASPAKMPFSLMANFPSPPSLIVGSDGDLCPAYSLNSLRGPGPPPPSHPVWRWQPGGQILPPPHVHRTRK; encoded by the coding sequence ATGGGAGACCTGGAGTGTGGCTTTGAGGAAATGCAAGGAGTGAGGCTGGGATACCTGCTCATCCAAGGCAAGCAAATGTTTGCTTTGTCCCAGGTCTTCACCGACCTGCTGAAGAACATCCCTCGGACCACGGTGCACAAGCGCATGGACTACCTGAAAGTGAAGAAGCACCAGTGCGACCTGGAGGAGCTGCGGAAGCTCAAAGCAATAAACTCTATAGCTTTCCACGCCGCCAAATGCACTCTCATATCGCGGGAGGACGTGGAGGCTCTGTATTTCTCCTGCAAGACGGAGCGGGTGTTGAAGTCCAACAAAAGGAAAGCGAAAGCGGCGTGCTCCCCCGGGGATGAGGACGAGTCCTCGGGGTTCCTCCGTGCTGACGGCGAGCTTTGGAGGGAAAAAGTTTGGTTTAGTTTGCAGCACGGCGTCCCGGAGACTCTCACACTCCACGGCAAAGCGGGCAGAAAGAGGGAGCTGACTCCTTGCCTTACCGACTCCAAACTACCTCAGTTTTATCACAAAACGCACGGGCGGGATTGCCGTTCGGCGACCAAGTCCAGttacaaacactttaaaaactatGAAACAGCGAAAATAACAGGGAACCGCGTCACTTTGAGCCAAAGGCACTCGTTTTTCCGGAGCGCGGTGAGCCGGCAGCCGGTGGTGCTTCAGTCCGCCATAGCTGCTCAGTCCAGGCTCTCTCGCTCAGCCGGCGACCTACTTCACAAAAGGAAGAGGAGGCGCGAGGGGGGCGGCGGGAGGGACAGCGCGAGGCATTCGTGGAGCAGAAGCAGGCACGCGCACCACCACGCACCGCCGGTGCTGCTCGTGCAACCCAAATCGTCTGGAAGTCACGGGACTTCTTTCGGTGCTTTTCACCTCGGTCCAGATTTTTATCTCGACCCCCGACCccaccatcatcaccaccaccaacatcatcatcatcatcaccaccaccaccacgagCCAACTTTCCCGGAGAGTTACAGCAGCGACACCGAGTCCAGCACCTACTCGGAACGGGCTTACCCCGACTGGGACTTCGGCTCTGGCTTTTCCACCAGCAGCAACTCCGCCAGTTCGGAAGAAGAAGAGGACGGCGAGGAAGAAGATGACACTCAGTCGGAGAGTTCAGAGGTCAgctcagaggaggaggaggagagctcCTCTCAGTCCGACTCCAGCTCAGTTTCGAGTCGTGTTTCGGTTCAGAGCATCCGATTCAGACGGGCGCGGGTCGGCTCGCTCGCCAAAAGTCTCAACACCAGCAAAGCACCTTTGGTCCTGCAGCCTACGTTTCACTACAACAACCCAGTGCAGCTCGAAAAAGAGCACAGGACCCTCGGACATGTTGCTGCTTCGCAATCACGGGACAGGAGACAGGACAAACTTCAGAAATGTGAATTCACATGCAGAGAGACAGAGCAGGACTCGGGACCCTCGCAGCCCCAAAACTTTAACTCAGCTTCTGTGGGGGAGAGCTTTTTCAGCGAGTCTAAAAGGGAAAATCTAAACCAGGCCGACACTGTGGAGGAGCTCGTCACATATTCACCGGGACCCAACCGGAATAAGGCCTCTCACCCTTCACGCAGGACACAGGGGCATCTCACCAAATGCCCCCCGGGACTGAGGGCTCAGTATGACCACAACAAAGAGGCCAAGCAGACCCAGAAATGTGTCGACAGGAGGGATGCGAAAGCGATCGCCAGCCCAAGTCTGCCCActccactgaaaaaaataaagaccgAGTCGGAGGAGCCCTCTGTGACCGCCACCTCCTCTTCGGACAGGACAGCCAGGACGCCGCCGTTCAGTCTCCACAATGTGAAAGTTAAAGTGGAGGATAGCTGTGATGAGTATGAATACCAGAGCCAGGCCACTGTAGCTAAATGCAAAGGAGATAAAACAGAGAGCAACAATGGCCACTATCCCAGCGGAGCCATAAAACAAGGAGATTTTTCCAACAGTGGGATTAAAGCCACAGACAAGAGCCCCGATGTGGCCCTCAGGTCCCCCTGTGGTCCTCAGGAATGCAAGAGTAGTCAAGACGCCCCGTGTATCGAGGAGGGGGAACACAGGCACAAAAACTGCAGGGCTCCGGTGCAGGGGAATAAGAAACCCAGAGTTTCCAGGacgcaaacaaaacaaaacctatcCAGGGTCCACAAGGCTGCCTCTTCTTCgtcgtcctcctcctcttcttcttatTCTTCTTGTTCTCGTCCCGTGGGGCGCGACGAGGCATCCACGGAGGATTTACCGAGCAGACGCAAACGCAGCAACGTGAACACTGTAGCATCGCCTGCAAAAATGCCTTTCAGCCTAATGGCAAATTTCCCATCCCCGCCGTCGCTGATTGTTGGCAGCGACGGGGATTTGTGCCCCGCTTACTCCCTGAACTCACTGAGGGGCCCCGGGCCTCCCCCTCCGTCCCACCCCGTGTGGAGGTGGCAGCCAGGCGGCCAGATTCTCCCTCCCCCACACGTTCACAGAACTAGGAAATAG